A stretch of Litorilinea aerophila DNA encodes these proteins:
- the lepB gene encoding signal peptidase I, translating to MNDFLPSPSDPHFDPERPGVDPGRQRSYPFSQQSPGQPDESDPTIPADSPWRIREAAADREALAASAPVPPWRLLLRETLQVILPALALALVVHLFFAQATIVYGQSMEPNLSERQRLIIDKFSYHFHPPRRNDIVVIDLPGMEEMLVKRIVGLPGETIEIRKGVVFVNGEPLAEPFPHDLGYQSLPPVVLGPLSYFVLGDNRENSNDSRSFGPVKREYIVGRVWLRYWPLNQLKYFPSNPS from the coding sequence ATGAACGATTTTTTGCCCTCCCCCTCGGATCCACACTTCGACCCGGAACGTCCTGGGGTTGACCCTGGGCGCCAGCGCTCCTACCCTTTCAGCCAACAGAGTCCGGGTCAACCCGATGAGAGCGATCCCACCATCCCGGCGGATTCCCCGTGGAGGATCCGGGAGGCCGCTGCCGACCGGGAAGCCCTGGCGGCTTCAGCGCCGGTCCCACCCTGGCGGCTCCTCCTGCGGGAAACGCTTCAGGTGATCTTGCCGGCCCTGGCGCTGGCCCTGGTGGTCCACCTGTTCTTCGCCCAGGCCACCATCGTCTACGGCCAGAGCATGGAGCCCAACCTTTCCGAGCGCCAGCGCCTGATCATCGACAAGTTCAGCTACCATTTTCATCCCCCCCGCCGCAACGACATCGTGGTGATTGACCTGCCGGGCATGGAAGAGATGCTGGTCAAGCGGATCGTAGGCCTGCCCGGGGAGACCATCGAGATCCGCAAAGGGGTGGTCTTTGTCAACGGCGAACCCCTGGCCGAGCCCTTTCCCCATGACCTGGGATACCAGAGCCTGCCGCCCGTGGTCCTGGGGCCCCTGAGCTACTTCGTCCTGGGAGATAACCGGGAAAATAGCAACGACAGCCGCTCCTTTGGGCCGGTGAAGCGGGAATACATTGTGGGCCGGGTCTGGCTGCGCTACTGGCCTCTCAACCAACTGAAATACTTCCCCTCGAATCCTTCATGA
- a CDS encoding AI-2E family transporter, producing the protein MSSRRWSTLTKIIVISTLAILAIVLLVTFREMIPPTVVAFLLAFILSYPVNWIQRTTGWARGTAVTVIYIILLALVALMPALLIPRSAELFLSLQAALEDLVTSLQTASAGPLLVLGNYRLSLDTVLQEAGNVLQNVLILATTNPMSIARGVTAGVLTVVYVLVLNFWLLKDLHKLQRLIYEQIPADYQEDVRRLAQSLGEVWHAFLRGQLVLGLVVGLMTWIALAIVGMPNAGGLALLAGVMEFLPTIGPGISGTIGTAVALFSGSTWMPVGNITFALVVMAIYIVITQIESVYLIPRLVGGRVQLHPAVTFVGIINGAMVFGVLGVLLATPTIASARILLSYVYRKLLDLEPFEPIQPLQPGVRIPGLIAGRKIEAVIFDLDGTLAPLDWRACHWAAQHLTWLDRLVPPVRRSYLARRAMILLEGFINFLINQLRHLNLQQDLARLSPLLDSLRGYPPAADLRPFPGVAETLAQLATHYRLVLVSTRSRQEIEQFLNQGDLDPNLFQLVIGREDVRNLLPHSEALLAAAQHLQLEPDQILVVSDTDINLRSARAAQMATAGVLCGLGEAQDLAEADLVLSSLLELTEWL; encoded by the coding sequence ATGAGCTCCAGACGCTGGAGTACGCTCACCAAGATCATCGTCATCTCCACGTTGGCCATCCTGGCCATTGTGCTCTTGGTGACCTTCCGAGAAATGATTCCACCCACGGTGGTGGCTTTCCTGTTGGCCTTCATCCTCAGCTATCCGGTCAACTGGATTCAGCGGACCACCGGATGGGCCCGGGGGACCGCGGTGACGGTCATCTACATCATCCTGCTGGCCCTGGTGGCGCTGATGCCTGCTCTCCTCATCCCCCGCTCGGCGGAGCTCTTCCTCTCCCTGCAGGCAGCCCTGGAAGACCTGGTGACCAGCCTGCAGACGGCCTCGGCGGGCCCTTTGCTGGTGTTGGGCAACTATCGTCTCTCCCTGGATACCGTGCTCCAGGAGGCCGGCAACGTCCTGCAGAACGTTCTCATCCTGGCCACCACCAATCCCATGTCCATCGCCCGGGGGGTAACGGCCGGGGTGCTGACAGTGGTGTACGTGCTGGTCTTGAATTTCTGGCTGCTGAAGGATCTGCACAAGCTTCAGCGCCTGATCTACGAGCAGATCCCGGCCGACTACCAGGAGGACGTCCGCCGGCTGGCCCAGTCGTTGGGGGAAGTCTGGCATGCCTTCCTGCGGGGGCAGCTGGTGCTGGGGCTGGTGGTGGGGCTGATGACCTGGATCGCGCTGGCCATTGTGGGGATGCCCAACGCCGGTGGCCTGGCGTTGCTGGCCGGCGTCATGGAGTTCCTGCCCACCATCGGGCCGGGCATCAGCGGCACCATCGGCACTGCGGTGGCCCTCTTTTCCGGTTCGACCTGGATGCCCGTGGGCAACATCACCTTTGCCCTGGTGGTCATGGCCATCTACATCGTCATCACCCAGATCGAGAGCGTCTACCTGATCCCCCGGCTGGTGGGGGGGCGGGTCCAGCTCCACCCGGCCGTGACCTTCGTGGGCATCATCAACGGCGCCATGGTCTTTGGCGTGTTGGGTGTGTTGCTGGCCACGCCCACCATCGCCAGTGCCCGCATCCTCCTTTCCTACGTCTACCGCAAGTTGCTGGACCTGGAACCCTTTGAGCCCATCCAGCCCCTGCAGCCCGGGGTCCGCATTCCCGGCCTGATTGCCGGCCGCAAGATCGAGGCCGTCATCTTCGACCTGGACGGCACCCTGGCGCCGCTGGATTGGCGGGCCTGCCACTGGGCAGCCCAACACCTGACCTGGCTGGACCGGCTGGTGCCACCGGTACGGCGGAGCTACCTGGCCCGCCGCGCCATGATCCTCCTGGAAGGGTTCATCAATTTTCTCATCAACCAGCTGCGCCACCTCAACCTGCAACAGGACCTGGCCCGCCTCTCCCCACTGCTGGACAGCCTGCGGGGCTATCCACCGGCGGCCGACCTGCGGCCCTTTCCCGGTGTGGCCGAGACCCTGGCCCAGCTCGCCACCCATTACCGGCTGGTCCTGGTTTCTACCCGCAGCCGGCAGGAAATTGAGCAGTTCCTGAACCAGGGCGATCTGGACCCGAATCTGTTCCAACTGGTGATCGGCCGGGAAGATGTGCGGAACCTGTTGCCCCACAGCGAAGCCCTGTTGGCCGCCGCCCAACATCTGCAGCTGGAGCCCGATCAGATCCTGGTGGTCAGCGATACCGACATCAACCTCCGTTCGGCACGGGCCGCCCAGATGGCCACGGCAGGGGTTCTGTGTGGCCTGGGCGAAGCCCAGGATCTGGCGGAGGCGGACCTGGTCCTCTCCTCGCTCCTGGAACTGACCGAGTGGCTCTAA